The nucleotide sequence aaGAACAAAGAAAGTAAACGAAACAGGTAGAAAAATAATTGCATGAACTTTTCTCAGaatctattttttaaattaattaaatcgaaaatgatttaaaattttgtatatgatCAAACTCGATCATCCCTTTGTTTCTAACTCTATGTACTAATCATATGTAAAATGgaacaaagaaatttttaaagGGCGATAAAATcgcattgcaaaaaataaaatcttctaCCGGTTTTAATAAACAACTAAAAGAAAAACACAAAAAGGTAAAATGACATCAAAATATAGCAATAGATGAGATTATTCAAAGAAACGGCAGCTTTTTAATAGCAATTTAATAGTAAGTGATAAGTCCACTACAAATTCACTAATAAAAACTCAAATCACCTTAAAGAATTAATAGCGTGACACCTGAAATCAATAATACAACATATAAAGAAAATGAATATGAGAAACAAAATAACATCACCTGCGTGACATTTGACAGTATTGATTCTTAGCTGTCAATATGACATGGTCTTCTTGAATCATAAGAAACCACATTAATGAGAAAACCGAAATGGCCAGTCCAACAGCAGAATTGCCAAGTGGAACATATAAAAATTATGCATAAATAGCGCATGACATTTCAGCTGCAACTCCACTCAATTGATACCTATGAACATTGCCCATTTCGCAATTGAtccaaaaacataaaaaaaaaaattgtctaataGGTATGGTAAGCTATGAATAGGAAGAGTAGAATGTTTAAGAAAACATCAGAGTAGAATGTGAATCCAAAGTTTTTTTGCCTTGGGAGCAACTTAAATGATGTTTAAAATTCACCAAAAAAGATGCTTGAAAGAAAACTCACTAAAATGTGATGAATTAAAACTTCTCCAAAAATGATGCATCAGGACTTCTCCAAAAATGATGTTACCAAAATATGATGAATTAAAAATTCACCAAAATATGATGAATTAGGCTTTATGCAAAACCATGGACGCAATGACTTGTAGTACATAGATAGAAATGTGTATAAATTTTTACATATATCTAAGAACTTCTATACGAAGATTCCAGAATAATATtatgcaaaaatacataatatcaCAGTAAACGAATCACATCATGGCAAATTCATTTCTGTTAATGTTACCAATTCTGATCTGTTAATGGATGGAAAGTACATTGTACATTTAAAAATTCCACTAACAACTTTTGTGTACTTGTAGATTATTATCTAGTATAGATTTATTGGTAGAAAATACCCAAATATTGAACTTAAAGAGTGTAGATCTCTTCACAAAATGGTCATCACACTATATTTTTGCCTTTATGTTTCTTAGCAGAACATTTTGAGCTGAAAGCAGAATAAACAGACTGCATAGAATCATtgttattttcatcaatttcaaaGAAAATAGGCCCCTCGGTATCTTCATCTGAACTATCATCATTTCCgtcgaaatttaaattttgctttTCTGCATCGGATGATGCTAATGATTTAGCAAAAATTTTCCCTGTTATTTTTGCAACGCGTGACGGCTCCTCACGTTTTGGTTTCCAAATTTCTTTATCAGTGGGTGATTGTGGGAGCGGCGATGCATTATCTTGCGGTGCTTCCTGAGAACAAGCACCTATGAGACGGGAAATGTGCGGTGAACTTTTCGAACGATTGGCTGATGTGCAAGGGGTTTCTTCTAGTagaattgtttgttcactggtAGCAACAAAATTAGTCTCAGTCTCTGCACGTTGTAGAGGATTTTGATGGCAATTTACAATGTGAACAATGTGCTTATGCTGTGGAACCGTGTTGTTGTTGATTTCATCTTCAATATTTCCAAACGTTGATGAACTATCAGACAGTGATACATCAGGACTGTCATAAGCTTGCGGTCtcatattctgaaataaaataaatttcctcaCTCAAATACAATGCCAATGTAATAACTACtgtgataatttttttgaacattttaaaTAACCATTTAAGTTTTTGACCAAAAAATATGATTCCCTCAGAAAAATATGTTCATGAAAGTTCTGAAAAAGATGAGCATCATAATGTCACCTTctgaaaactaaaataaataaaaaaattaacatattGGAAGATACAAACTAAATACAAGTTTGTGTCTACTTGTGTCCCTTTTAGTTAAATCCTTCGGAATTACCTATGTGAAAAAAGTTGCTGTACTGTTCATTAACACAGAATAGCTTCATCAACAATCTATCTGAAAAGGAAAGCCATATCTATACTGAACCAGTAATCGTTGactacacaaaaaaaaaactgcttgCCACATGATTAACTAGTCGTATAAACTTTTAGTCCcgccaaaataaataaatatgaaaatattttcagaaaaatataaaatctacAAGTATTCAGAATCAGAAATATGTAGCTATAATtggtttcaaatttatttcataaaacaTACTCACCGACTGCCTATGTGAAGATCTTTGACCAAAATTGAATCCAATTGACGTTACTAATGACAAAACTGATGACGTCAAGTCATTATATGACAAAAATTTCATAGATGCAACCctgtgaataaaattaaatcttCATAATCAACCTGCGTAATGATAAGCTAATTCTTATCATTTAAACATCTACAAAACGCCATGACAAAAATATTGGTATAATATGGTATTGAAatgtaaattaaatttaactaCTAAATCATCAATCAAAAAGACATTGGACAATATTGGATCACTATTCCAAATAAAGACTGTGCAAATATGATAACAAAAAACCAAGAACCTCCCTCAAGTTTTGTTTGAGGTACCAGTGTTTGCACACACCACAAAATTGCTCATTGGCACGAACTTGCCGTTATATACTTTACAAGCAAAGATAGGAATGATGGACCATACACTTTGGTATAggccaggggtcgggaacctttttggtcaagagagccataaaatatacatattttcaattgcatttccgtgcgagccatataacatttcttcacttaatcaggcctgaaatgttcactcaaaagtcaacacatacaatgtcaatatacatttaatgtgatttctgatgctgcatctagtcgctgcgggccttgaacggttgctcacatgcagcccaagttgaaatctacgatactcatcaccctttttcgtttaggcatctccgtagtgtttttaaaactctatcACTCTGTGATGTCACAACATATGTTTCGGAATCCCCTTGTTCGTCACAATGCATGTCTGGTAATTATCTtgcataacatagacatgtgctggacgcgcgttctcaaacgtattgggaatttcctgccaaatttggctataaaagagtttgaaatctcgtaacaatagtaagcttagtcttggaatattagatttttctgagagccatatgccgtcaccaaaagagccatatatggctcgcgagccatgggttcccgacccctggtatAGGCCATGGATGGCAAAATCTTTTCGACTGAATGAGTCCCACTGTCCCACACATTCCCATATCATAAAAAAGAAGAATGTGGGTCATAGACCTAGTCCTTGCTTGCATCAATAACAAGCTGTTGCATCTTTTATGAAATCAGATTATCACTTTTCTCTAgttcaaatattattgaaacTTATATTGCACTGAAATGTTGGTACGTTCTGCATTTCAATGGTTTACCAGGACCAGCCTTGTGCCATCATTACACACTCACTATCACAGTAGGCaagtaaatatggaaaaatattaGAACTCTTATGAACCGTTTGTGGTTTAGTTCAGTCTATCAAAAATAACTTAGTATAATATATactatacatacatatttaatttgaaatagattGTCTCTTGGGAATTGCACAATTTGGCTGGCAGTTTATTTTGAACGGTTCAGTTCTTAGAATTTCAAAGTAGAGTAAAGGTAAACAAGTAAAATTTGCCTCGAGTCCAATTCGACCATAAAAACGAAATAGATAATTTCAATTATCTACATTTTTAAGATCAGTAATTATAGAACTACCACGAATTACGAGAGAAACGTCATTTACAGATGGAATGAATTCTAACACGAAAACAATTTCAAGTCGTAATTAATGTTATTATGTTCTGAGTCATGACTTTTATAATGCAACATGTGATCGACCCAGCTTTGCTTGTAACAGGTTATGAAAATAACATGTCACTATTTCCAGTTTCTATTTCCTATTTTCTATACTTTTTCTATCTCTTACTTACATATGATATCGAAAAATGTAGTAATTTTGAGTTTTGGAATACAACTCTTATTCGCGCATCTTGCTCAGAACAAGGCCCGGTACTCctgtagaatgtgtaccaggttggggttgggccataattttattcctattttccttattttagttctattaccagttcggggactgtttgtgttagccaagtgaatatctccCCTGCCCATCGGTTCCCGCcccattacacaacttgatgtaaagtaggcaaacaaaattagttgcctccatattggtacacacacttctggagccccCAAGGCCCTGTACAACCTGTTCGGTTATTAAACTCTGGTTGAGGGGGTGGTAATAGGATTTGAACCAGAGATGAGTAACCTgtgatgccaacacagttaagtctaaTGCTCTATAAGCTAGACCAGAGTGGTCCAAAcacaggcccgcgggccacatgtgggcCTCCGCTTCATTATCTTTGGCCCTCGccgcattcggagagtaatcaaaatatcgtattttaaattgcttctcataaaataaatcagaaaaatcgttTGACATGTTGTTATCACTACTGcgactgaattgactagtatgctggctagctgaagcaactaccgaagttgaatgatgtgatgggcagtctaaattgttacctggATTTCTATCGTTTTGGTCTGGAAAATattctaacaatataggcatgatagaaaactgaaaatcaaatgCGGATTCCATTAGCCCAGGTTGgcaatgcctgataactatgtgtttacacaataaaagtgcttgttttgtattgcactgtttacctattcctggtactattgtggcccgcaaccaatgccaaaataattttgtggcccgcgaagcccacaaccttggaccaccctgagctaGACCATTGcgtctaaaaattaaaatattgtaaatatgACATTGCTTAGGGAAAGAGTCATTTTATCCATTTGTATTCTAAAAACACTTCGTTCAAAAATCATCTATTCTGAATTATAAAAAAGACTTACCCTTCGGAGTTTGCTTCAATTGCAGCTATTGTGTTTAGATTTCTGTGAGATCTGTATGGAGGAGGTGGAGAGCCAGAAGGAGGAATCCTTATGATTTCATCATACTTTGGAAGTTTGCAGAAACCAAGAGTTccttaacaaacaaaaaatcaatttttatagaaaaaaatagttttttacaaaaaatttccacatcacaaaaaaaaaatcaaatttttttctatttttgtttgtttttgcagAGAAAACAGCTGACAATGAAAACTCAAATAATGCTATCGAGAATTGAAAAATTGCACATTTTGATTAGTTATGTCCtgtctaatatttttttttatcttgattCTTGATTAAGTGGTAGGAAAAGTTCAGCAACTGTAAAATAGCTCGGGGTTGAACAAGAAAGATGGAATCAGCGGTAAAACCATGACCAGACCATAAACcaacaaaattcaaataaacCTAAATAATATATAGAAACGATcatcaatatttgtatttatatatgaaattaattttaataatttcaagtttttaaGAATCCGAATTCCTAAAATAGGAATATAATTCAAGATGTGTTgatattttcagattttcaaaACATCGGAATTTTCTTAGTACAGGAAGCCCTGACTGCTAATATCACACAGAGTAGGATTCAAATTGAGTGAACAACtactaattaaaattaattacagCTGAGAGAACccaattattttgaatataaatatataattatctaATTAAAATGGAATGAAAACGAGAAATTTAagaattatatttgaaatcaaaaaaaaaagggCATTTAATTGGTATAGGCCAAAACTGAACCCTAAGCACCCCCCATACCCACCCTTTCACCCATcgtattaaaaattatataggTTTAGGTTGGACCAAAATTCTTAGATCCTTCTCAATCTACTTTTCTACATTCATCTATTAATAGTAGTTTGTCCAGAGCCTTTGTCTGAGTGAAAGGAATAACAaccataaaatattttaaatgactAATGCTCATAATAAATTGGAGCTGATTCAATAAATACATATTCTCAAAGATTCCAACAAAACCATATCAAGTATGGTCATGtgatgaatatattatattgtcatGTTATACAGCTCTCTTGCTTGGGGAAAAATACTAAATCCAGATTTAAatgataacaaaatatttttgctgtTTCTCATGACATGAAATCAAACATTGACCAGCACATATGAAACCAAAAATATTGACTCCATGTCTTGGAAAACAAACATGTAACATGTCATTGATCAGAactagaatattttttaaaaagagGCAGTAAAATATCTTGGCATTGCGCTGTTAAATAAATTCAGGTCTTAATTAAAGTCAAAGACCAGATAGAGCCAACAGAACCTTGTCTGTTATACATGAAAGATGAAACGAATTTCATGGCATGGACCATTCTTTTGTAATTTCCATGATCAAATAGGCAATTACagatttaaaataattcaaaacattcaaaatgaTATCCAAAGGTATTTTGTTTACCGGATATCTTAAAGTTCAACTTAAATTGTAATTCTCTAAAGAAGGTATTTTGAATGCTTGGAAATTCCCTAACGGTAAGATTTTTACTTCTCTATTTAACGTCATGGTATTGATTTCTCCATAACAAACGTCATTACCTTTGTCGACAGGTGGTCCTGGATAACTACATGCAGCAGCATATTGTCCTTGCATCATATTACGATTTCTACGAGATCGTAAATTTTGACGTTTCTTGCGATGATGATAAGCACAACAGCAGCTCATGAGAATAATCATCATCCATATCAGCCAGAACCCTGTAATTAACAAAGCGTgaaattttattccgaataataaaatttttattctacATTTGATCTTAATGGCttttaaaaaaatcagttttaaagGTTCAGAATGATAGCTATCTGTTCGCTTTGCAATAATCTACCAAATTTAATACCCCCCCTGACTTGGATCGACTCTACTCTAAAGGGAACACGAATATGGgtgctgtaatatatttaacgaacaattttgatatatcactaTGCCATGATACCTgttgtttaataatttaattctgtGGATCAAAAGtgagaaatttttaaaagtGAAAGTCAACAGAGAGTTTGAAGATTACAGATAAGAAGATCAACATCTAACAATTGAATGTGACTTATGTAGAAATATTCCACAAGTAAGACAAACAActctgaataaaattttaattttagctaATTGGCCGTACAATTTGGAgcgaatttttgaaaaaatgcttgTGAATTGCAGAAAACATCTCTACAGATACAACTAATCAGAAAGTCATAAAAGTTGTTTTGCAAGTTTCATTGGGGTTTGATATAGAAACTGATGATTCATGTGATAAGATGAATAATCTAATCCATATCTATCTAAACTTGActattgcaaaataaattgcTGTAGCATATATCATCTACGCCCTGGGAATTGTGGTAAATATTGATGTTACCG is from Styela clava chromosome 9, kaStyClav1.hap1.2, whole genome shotgun sequence and encodes:
- the LOC120339513 gene encoding uncharacterized protein LOC120339513 translates to MSHFMTSRVSPLGVLSVYFIVASASARVGYEVESKNEDEEVCKSDVDGAEYRCAVGHCCADANCCTYYYELWWFWLIWMMIILMSCCCAYHHRKKRQNLRSRRNRNMMQGQYAAACSYPGPPVDKGTLGFCKLPKYDEIIRIPPSGSPPPPYRSHRNLNTIAAIEANSEGVASMKFLSYNDLTSSVLSLVTSIGFNFGQRSSHRQSNMRPQAYDSPDVSLSDSSSTFGNIEDEINNNTVPQHKHIVHIVNCHQNPLQRAETETNFVATSEQTILLEETPCTSANRSKSSPHISRLIGACSQEAPQDNASPLPQSPTDKEIWKPKREEPSRVAKITGKIFAKSLASSDAEKQNLNFDGNDDSSDEDTEGPIFFEIDENNNDSMQSVYSAFSSKCSAKKHKGKNIV